The DNA sequence GCTTCCGACTCGTCCGGTGGCGGGTGTGCTTTCACGGCCGACAAGGACAAGCAGAAGGAGAAGGCCCGAGTCAGCCGCACCTCCCTCATACTCTGGCACGCCCACCACAACGACGTCGTCGCCGTCCGCAAGCTCCTCGAGGAGGATCAATCCCTCGTCCACGCCCGCGACTACGACAGCCGCACTCCGCTCCACGTCGCCTCGCTCCACGGCTGGATCGACGTCGCCAAGTGCCTTATTGAGTATGGTGCCGATGTCAACGCCCAAGATCGCTGGAAGAACACTGTACTTCTTCCTAATCTTCtgttaattattcaattaatttattaatcaaAGTAAACGCAATGCTTATTGTGTGTAATTACGATTATATGTGTTAATCAGGtcttaattttgttgatgttgatGGCAGCCTCTGGCTGATGCAGAAGGAGCTAAGAAGCCTAAGATGATTGAGCTTCTGAAATCGTACGGTGGCTTGTCTTATGTAAGTCCAAACTCCATAGCTATAATTCGTTTCATGGAGTGAAGTTCTTTCaattttgtttggtttgattgGCTCTGATTCTTTGTTTTGAGTGTTATTGATGCTGCAGGGCCAAAATGGGAGTCATTTCGAACCGAAGCCCGTGCCGCCCCCTCTGCCCAACAAGTGTGATTGGGAGATTGAACCGTCCGAGCTCGACTTCTCCAGCTCACTTACCATTGGGAAGGTCTGAATTTCTTATCATCTACGAGTTTAGAATGGCCAAATCTTGCAATATATGTTAAAAGAATATCGTTCTGCTTAAGTTTTCGGTTTGCTTTGTAATGCACTGCTATGTAAATCTTGTTGCTTGGATTTTCACGTCTGTGGATTTTAAGATGTTGCGTTGTTTCAGTTATTCGATAATGTTAATCGAGTTGTCATACTGTATATTTACCCCCAACCCACTATAATCTGTAGTTACTGTTCAACATTTGCAGGCTACAAAGCGTAGGTTCCTTTGAGCAAAGATAACCCATTAAGTCGGACCCTATTTTCCCGAATGTAGTTTCTTGCTGATATATGCCATTGATCTTTTGGATTTATTCTTTGTTTAGCTAGCTGAAGTAGTTTTGGTCTGTTCATGATTTAGTGTTATCGCACTAGTTCCTTCCGTTTTTCCATAATCTCGCTGTGTTTGGCAAGATATGGCCTCACCCTGATGTGTGGTGCTTGTAGGGCTCTTTTGGCGAAATTTTAAAAGCGCATTGGCGTGGGACACCAGTAGCTGTCAAACGCATTCTTCCATCTCTTTCCGGTGATAGATTGGTGATGTAAGTTCCACCTTAACTTTTATGTGCGAGATAAAAAAATGGTTACAACTTAGTTACTGttgaaaaggctttgttgttgttgttgaaagaATACTTCAttctttttaatatattttatgaACTGTGTTTGATTGACAAATGGACAAAATTTTGGTTTGTCGAGAGAGGGCTCTTGAAACAATTTATGCATCATTCTTTCCTAGAATTTGACAACTTTATTCAATCAATTCCATATATCAAGTTTTATGGATCCCGCGAGGTGGGCTTCCTTAATgtaaagcttaaaattgaaatcacaatCAGCATATTTTCTTTACCCCACATTTCCATTATATTAAAAGGTAAATTTCTGACTTGCTCTTTGCTTTCCTGATACAGCCAAGACTTCCGGCATGAAGTTAATTTGCTAGTGAAGCTTCGTCATCCTAATATTGTCCAATTTCTTGGAGCAGTCACTGAGAAGAAGCCCCTTATGCTAATAACGGAGTATTTAAGAGGGGTATACTTCTCCATATTTGATTTATGTTTGGAATTCCGTCAGAGTTCTTGATAGTGGTTTCTAAAATGTGTCTTGCAAAGACGCTGCTTCTTAATTAACGTATAGTGTACTGTTTTAGGGTGATCTTCATCAGTACCTCAAGGACAAGGGTGCACTTAGTCCTACAACGGCAATTAACTTTGCTTTGGATATTGCCAGGTACTTAAATAAAAGTTCAATCAACTTATTGCCTTAGTTTAAGCAACCCTTTCGGACATGAAAGAGGTTTCTCATGCAGAGATGTATGGCTGATGTTGTCATTCCATTGAAGGAAAATAAGGCTATAAAATTAGTAGATTCTCCAATTTCAGTTTTCAGTACATCTGCTGTTTGGAAAATGCAGAGACTGGAATCATACTATTACATGAAAATGTGTGCTTTtcttaatctaaaaaaaaacgGTTACTTTTTACTATTATGAACATGTAGAAATCAGTCGTTTTTGACAATTTTACTAATATTTCTAAATTTCAACATGGCCAGAGGCATGGCTTATCTTCACAATGAGCCAAATGTTATAATTCACCGAGACCTAAAACCAAGGTAAGTTGATTTTTTATGCTAGAATGTCTTTAATTAATACAATGGCGTAGATGATGTGTCTGCACAGGATGAAAGAAACTTTGGATTTGTACAATTTTACGAGTTTCCATTTCTATTTCTCTAGTCTGTTTCCATCACTGGGAAAATGTGGCTTGCTCGCAGTATTTTCTATTTGTACTtctgaattttgtttatttatctcAGGAATGTTCTCTTAGTCAATTCTAGTGCCGACCATTTAAAAGTTGGAGATTTTGGATTAAGCAAGCTCATCAAGGTTCAGAATTCTCATGATGTATACAAGATGACTGGCGAAACTGGAAGTTGTGAGTGTCTTCTGAAA is a window from the Malus domestica chromosome 16, GDT2T_hap1 genome containing:
- the LOC103402864 gene encoding serine/threonine-protein kinase VIK, giving the protein MSSDASDSSGGGCAFTADKDKQKEKARVSRTSLILWHAHHNDVVAVRKLLEEDQSLVHARDYDSRTPLHVASLHGWIDVAKCLIEYGADVNAQDRWKNTPLADAEGAKKPKMIELLKSYGGLSYGQNGSHFEPKPVPPPLPNKCDWEIEPSELDFSSSLTIGKGSFGEILKAHWRGTPVAVKRILPSLSGDRLVIQDFRHEVNLLVKLRHPNIVQFLGAVTEKKPLMLITEYLRGGDLHQYLKDKGALSPTTAINFALDIARGMAYLHNEPNVIIHRDLKPRNVLLVNSSADHLKVGDFGLSKLIKVQNSHDVYKMTGETGSYRYMAPEVFRHRRYDKKVDVFSFAMILYEMLEGDPPLSNYEPYEAAKYVAEGHRPLFHGKGHTPELKELIEQCWSADMNQRPSFLDILKRLEKVKEKVLQADHHWNIFNA